The Streptomyces cathayae DNA segment TCTCCTCCCTGCAACGGCAGTCGCTGCCGCCCGACTCCTACGAGGCGATCTTCGTCGACGACGGCTCCACCGACGGGACTCCGGCACGGCTCGACCGGCTGGCCGCCGAGGACCCCCGGATGCGGGTGATCCACCAGGAGAACTCCGGCTGGTCCGGCAAGCCGCGCAACGTCGGGATCGACGCCGCCCGGGGCGAGTTCGTGATGTTCGTCGACAACGACGACTACCTGGGCGACGAGGCCCTGGAGCGGATGTACGCCTACGGCGTGGCCAACGGCGCGGATGTGGTCGTCGGCAAGATGGCCGGCAAGAACCGCGGTGTGCCGGTGGAGTTGTTCCGCCGCAACCATCCGCGCGCCACGGTGAGGAACGCGCCGCTGATCGACAGTCTCACCCCGCACAAGATGTTCCGCCGGGCGTTCCTCGACGACATCGGGCTGCGTTTCCCGGAGGGGCGGCGGCGCCTGGAGGACCACGTCTTCGTCGCGGAGGCGTATCTGCGGGCGGCCAACGTCTCCGTGCTCAGCGACTACGTCTGCTACTACCACATCAGACGCGACGACGCCTCGAACGCCGGTTTCCAGCGCTTCGACCCGGCGGGCTACTTCAAGAACCTCCGCGAGGCGCTCGACGTGGTCGAGCGGTACACCGAGCCCGGTCCGGTGCGCGACAGGCTGTTCCGTCGCTGGCTGCGGGTGGAGATGGTGGAGCGGCTGCGGGCCCGGCGGCTGCTGGGGCTGCCGGACGACTACCGCAGGGAGTTGTTCGCGGAGATCCACCAGGTGGTCGTCGAGCGGTTCGGGCCGGCCGTCGCGGCCGGACTGCAGCCGACGCAGCAGGTGGTCGCCTCGCTGACGGCGGCGGACCGGTACGACGACGTGGTGGCCTTCGCCGAGTGGGAGGCCGGGCTCGCGCCGGTGGCCGCGCCCACGGGCGTGGAGTGGGAGGGCGGTTCGCTGTGTCTCGGCTTCACCGCCGAGTACGTCTCCGCGGGCGTGCCGATGACGTTCCCCGCCGATGCCGCCCCTGCTCCGCTGACCGACGCGCCGAAGAACGTGGAGGAGGCGGTGGCGTGGGTCGGTGCTCAGACCGCGGCCCGCTTCGACCAGGCCACGGCGGATCTGCTGCTGCGTGAACGGGCCAGCTCCGCCCAGTACTTCCAGCCCGTGGAGTTCACCCGGGAGACGGTGCCCGTCGACGACGGCGAACGGGTGCGGCTGGTGCTGCGTGCGACCGCCGGGGTCGACCCGGGCACGCTCCCCGGTGACGGGACCTGGGACGCCGTCGTACGGGTCAGGCTCGGCGGCTGGACCAAGGAGTGCCGGCTGGGCCCGGCCCCGCGCGCCGACCTCCCGGAGCCGTACGCGGGCGTCGCCGCGGGCCGGGCGTTCCTGCCGTACTGGACGGAGCCGCACGGCAACCTCTCCCTGGACGTCGCCGTCCGGGGCGGTCGGCTCGGCCTCGGCCGGGTGCGGCGGTCGGACGTGACGGTCTCGGGGGCGCGGCTGCGCGTCCGGGTGCCGCTGCACGCCGCCGACGGCACCGGGGTGCGGCTGCGGTTCTCGTCCGGCGGCCGGACCCTGTACGCGCCGGGCACGCTGACCGACGAGCCGCAACGGCCGGGGTCGCGGCTGGAGGCGGCGCTGCCCCCGGGGCTCCCCCGGGGAATGTGGCGAGTGGCGCTCTGTCTGGACCCGGACGCCGCCGAACCGCGCTTCGAAGGGCTGCCGTTCGCGCTCCGCACCGGTGGGGGCGGGGTGCTGGTGGTGCCGATTCCGCGCCCCGGTGCCGTACGGAAGCTGGTGCGCAGGGCGCGGCGGATGCTCGGCGCCGCCCGGAGGAGGATGACTCCACTGATCGCCGGAAGGCGTTGACGGTACGCGCACGGGAGTCGGAGGGGCCCGGGTGCTGAGCCCAAGGTCCTCCCGGACGACCGGGGCGGTTTCCACGAGCGGTGCCGGACTGGGGAGTTCCGCGAGGCGCCGGGCTGCGGGTGGGGCACCCGCGCTCGACGGGCCGCGAGCACGGAGGGCCTCCGCCGGCCCCGGCGCCGGGCGGCGCCCGGCCGGAGGGCCTCACCCCGGGCTGTCGTCCGAGGAGGAGCAGGCGTCCCGGCGGGCCGATGCGTTCCGCCTCGGCCCGCAGGCCTCGTACGAGGCCTGCCGCGCACGCTGCGAAGAGCCGCGCGGCAGGGGACTCAGCGGCTGACGCCGACCTGGTCGAGCGCGCGGCGCAGGGGCTCCCAGCCCAGGCGCCGCGACAGGCCGCGGTTGCGGGCCTGGACGAGCGGGCGCCAGAAGCCGGCCTCGATCAGCGCCTCGGGCGGCACCGCGCCGGCCCGCTCCAGGATCGTCTCGGGGACCTTCTGCGGGTCGGGCACCTTGTACTCGGCCATGATCTCGTCGTACTTGTCGTGCAGCACGGTGTTGTCCGGGTCGGCGCCGAAGATCACGAGCTGGCCGGTGGGCTGGGTGTCGACCAGGACGGTGACCAGGTCGGGACGGTAACGCGTCAGCACCTCGGTGATCTTGTAGACGTCACCGGTCCAGGCCGTGGTGTGCCGGTCCCGGGCCGCTTCGTCGACGCTGCGCGGCAGCATGTCGTCGAGGACGATCACGCTGGCCCAGTCGGAGTGCTTCTCGACGTTCATGAAGTCGCGCAGGGCATACTCGAACAGGTGCATGCCGTCGATGAACGACAGGTCGAGCGTGGTGCGCCGCCAGTGTCCGAGGGGGCTGCGGCCGCGGCGGAGGTTGCGCAGCGGGTGGCGGCCGCCCTTGAGGTGGGCCAGCGGGTTGTCACGGGCGAAGAAGTCGTCGCTGGTGGCCTTCACCAGGTGGACGTCGCACTTCAGCTCCGAGACGACTTTGAAGGCGGGGTCGACCGCGATGCTGGGGACGCGGGACAGGCGCAGGCTGCGGCCGTCGTTGACGCCGATCTCCAGGTAGTTGCGGTTGGCGCAGGCCTTGTGCAGTTCCCGCAGGAACTCATGGCGTTTCACGAAGGGGACTCTCCTTGCGGATGCGGGGCGGTGCTTCGTGCAGGGCGACACGCCGGTCGCGCGGTGCCGGCGGACCGATGTCCTGTCGGCGGCCGTGGGCGAGGGCGCTGTACGCGGGGCGCGGGGCGGTCGGGTGGTCCTCGGGAGAGGGGGTGGCGCGGTCGTCGCGCGGCACGGTGCTCCTCGGGGCGTCGGGCGCGTCGGCGGCGAGCCGCGTACGGACGGAGCGGGAGCCGCTGAAACCGGCGGCTCCGGTCCCGAGGAGGTTCATGAATGGATCTGCACCTTGCTGTGGTCTCCGAGGACGAGCCGGTGGGCGCTGGGGACGCTGGGGGCCGGGGTCACCTCGACATGACGGCCGATCAGTGAGGACTCGATACGGCGGACGCCCTCGATCGAGGAGTCCCGCAGCACGATGGAGAACTCGAGTTCGCTGTCGGTGATCCGGCAGTTCTCCGCGACGGAGGTGAACGGTCCGACGTAGGAGTCGCTGACGACGGTGCCGGCGCCGATGACGGCGGGGCCGACGACGCGCGAGTTACTGATCCGGGCCCCCGCCTCCACCACCACCCGGCCGATGGTCTCGGAAGCGGTGTCCACGTCGCCGTCGATCCGGCGCTCGATCCCTTCGAGGACGGACCGGTTGACCTCCAGCATGTCGACGACGTTGCCGGTGTCCTTCCAGTAGCCCTGGATGACGGTGCAGCGCACCTCGGCACGGGAGTCGATCAGATGCTGGATGGCGTGGGTGATCTCGAGTTCGCCGCGCCAGGACGGCTGGACGGCGCGCACCGCGTCGTGGACGGCGGGCGTGAACAGATAGACGCCGACGAGGGCGAGGTCGCTCTTGGGGCGCTCGGGTTTCTCCTCCAGGCCGATCACCTGCCCGTCCGCGTCGAGTTCGGCGACACCGAAGGAGCGCGGGTCGGCGACCCGGGTGAGCAGGATCTGCGCGTCGGGCCGGTGTCTGCGGAACTCCTCGACGAGGCCGGTGATGCCGCCGACGATGAAGTTGTCGCCGAGGTACATCACGAAGTCGTCGTCGCCGAGCCAGTCACGGGCGATCAGCACGGCGTGCGCCAGCCCCAGCGGCTGCTCCTGGGGGATGTAGGTGATCTGCAGGCCGAACTTCGATCCGTCGCCCACCGCGTTCTCGATCTCGGCGGCCGTGTCACCGACGATCATCCCGACCTCGGTGATACCCGCGTCCGCGATCGATTCCAACCCGTAGAAGAGCACGGGTTTGTTGGCCACGGGCACCAGTTGCTTGGCCGAGGTGTGGGTGATCGGTCTCAGTCGGGTTCCGGCGCCGCCGGAGAGCACGAGAGCCTTCATCTGACTCACCTTAGTGGTGCGCGGCGAATGCAACGTCACTTCTTTTAACGGTTCATTACGAGATCCCCGACGAGAGCCGTCCGGTCGTCGTGGTCCCGGACTGTGGTCCCGGCCCGCGGCGGTGGACGCGGGACCGGGTCGCGCCCGTCGGCCGGATCACTCGAAGGGATGACCCGGGCGCCGGGCCGTGGTCGGCGGCCGGCGCCATCACGCACTCACCGGCGCAGGACGAGTTCCGCCCACACCTGTTTGCCGCCGCTGACCGGGAGCGACCCCCAGGCCGCCGACACCGCCTCGACGAGCAGGATGCCGCGGCCGCCGGTGGCCTCCCAGCCGATGCTGCTCGGCTTGACGGGACTGCGCGGCGAGGCGTCGGCGACCGCGAGGCGGAGCCGGTCGCCGGCGAGGGTGAGGTCGAGACGGACCTGTCCCTCGGTGTGCACGAGGGCGTTCGTGACCAGTTCGGAGACGATGAGCAGGGCGGCGTCGAGGTCCTCGGCCACGCCCCAGGAGCGCAGGGTGCGCCGGGTGAAGCGGCGGGCGTGGCCCACCGCCTGGGGCACCCGCCACACCGTCCAGCTCTCCCGCAGCGGACGCAGGGCCATGCCGTCGTAGCGCATCAGCAGCAGGGCGACGTCGTCGCTGCGCGCGGCCTTGCCGAGCAGGGTGTCGGCGACGAGCCCGAGGTGGGCCGGGTCGGCGGCGGCGAGCCGGCGGGCGAAGTCGTCCATGCCCTCGTCGATGTCGGCCTCGTGGGACTCGACCAGGCCGTCCGTGGTGAGGGCGACGGTCGTACCGGGCTGGAGCCGGAGCGGGCTCATGGGGAAGTCGGCCTGTGTCATGATGCCGAGCGGTGGGCCGCCCTCCGCCTCCGCGATCTCGGTGCGGCCGTCCGGGTGCCGCAGCACCGGCGGCAGGTGCCCGGCGCGTACGCACCAGGCGGAGCTCTGCTCCAGGTCGACGTCGACATAGCAACAGGTTGCGAAGAGGTCGCTCTCCATGTCGATGAGCAGCCGGTTGGCGCGCGACACCACCACGTCGGGCGCGTGCCCCTCGACGGCGTAGGCGCGCAGCGCGGTGCGCAGCTGTCCCATGAGGGCGGCGGCGCCCGCGCTGTGCCCCTGGACGTCGCCGATGACGAGGGCGACGTGGTGGTCGGGCAGCGGGATCACGTCGTACCAGTCGCCGCCGAGTTCCAGGCCGACCGTGCTGGGCAGATAGCGGGCGACGGCGACCGCGCCGGGCAGCCGGGGCAGCCGGCGCGGCAGCAGCTGGCGCTGGAGCATGCCGACCAGTTCGTGCTCGGCGTCGAAGGCACGGGCCCGCATCAGGGCCTGTCCGGCGAGGCCGGCGGCGGCCGTGAGCAGGGCGCGTTCGTCGGCTCCGAAGTCGTGCGGGGTGTCCCAGCCGATGAGGCAGGCGCCGGCCATCCGGTTGCCGGCGGGCAGCGGCAGCGCGGCGAGGCCGCCGGGTCCGACCTCGGCGAGGGAGGTCTCCAGCGGGCTGCCCGCGGGCCAGATCCGGGGCCGGCCCTCGCGCAGCACGGCGGCGAGGGTGGGCATGGTGCGCACCGGCGCCTCGGGCCATTCGGCGCGCCACTCCGCGCGCCACAGATCCGGCCAGGCGTCCGGTTCCGGCGGGTCGAGGACGGTGACGACGAGCCGGTCGCTCTCCAGTTCGGCGACCGCGATCCGGTCGGCTCTGAGCGGCCCGCGCAGGGCGGCGACCACAGCCCTGCCGACATCGCGGACGGTGACCGCGATGTCGAGTGCGGCGGCGAGGCGCTGCACCCGGGCCACGTCGGTGACGTCGGAGCGCAGCGTGGACGCGTCGGCGACGGAGCCCACGAGACGGGCCGGGCGGCCCTCTTTGCCCTGGAGCAGCCGGCCGCGCAGCCGGAGCCACTTCGGCGGGCCGGCGGGCTGCAGCACCCGGAACTCCAGCTCGCGCTCGCCGACGGTCAGGTGGTCGGCCTCGACCACCGACATCACGGAGGGCAGGTCCTCCGGCACGGTCAGCCCCATCAGGGTCTCCACCCGGCCGTCGAAGTCGTCCGGACCGAGACCGAACAGGTCCAGGACGTCGTCGGCCAGCCGGACCCGTCCGGTGTCCATGGCGAGGCTGAAGGCGCCCGGCGACAGCTCGCCGCCGTCGTCGGCGGCCGGCGGCCGGGGAAAGGCGACCGCGTCGGCGACGAGCCCCAGGCAGACCCTGTCCTCGGGGGCGAAGCCGCCGGGGCGCTCGCTGACGGCGAGCAGGCAGCCTCCGGGATCGTGGCGCACGGGCAGGGCGGCGAGGGAGAAGTCGCGAGCGGGTACGCGCCGCGCCTGGGCCTGGGCGGCGAGCTCCGCCGGTCCGAGCCACACCGGCCGGCCGCCGCGTACGGCCTCGGCGGCCGGGGAGTGCCCGGCGACGGAGTAGCTGTCGCGCACCCCGCACAGGGCCTGCGGGATCCCGGCCGACTCGACCAGGAGCAGCTGCTCGCTCTCCGCACTGGACGTGTACACGGCGACGAGCGCGGCGCCGGCGAAGACGAGGGCCTGTTCCAGGACCCGGCGCAACCGGTCCGGTGTCTCCGGTTCGGCGGTGATCGCCGTCAGGGCGGCTTCCGCTCGCAGCGCTCTCGTGCTGCGTCCCGCAGCGCCCTCACCGACCACGTTGGCCATTACAGCGCTTGTACGAGCCCCGCGCAGCCCCTGCGGCACCCCGTCGCGTTCCGGCGGTCCGGCCGGACACCGCCCGGGAGGGGCCCGCGGGGCGCCGCCGGAGCGGGCCGTCCGCCGCCGTTGCCGTCGCCGGGGAGGCCGTACGGCCGGGCGCGGGTGCGGGATCCGGCCGGTGGTCCGCTGCTGGGCATCGACGGTCCGGCGGCGTGTCCGACGACCGAGGTGGGCCCCTCCCCCGGGTTGCTCCTCGCCCTCCGCACCGACGGACCCGGGAGTCGCCCGGTACCGGCTGCGAGGACGCGCCGACCGGTCCGTGCCGCCGCCCCGGACCCCGGCGCAATCGCGTGGCGGGGTCCGGGGCGGCGGCCCACCACGGACGCTCCACCCGGTGCGGTCGGGCAGGCCCCGGTCGGTGGGTCCGGTCAGTGGGTCCCGGTCTGACCGGCGCCGTCCTCCGCATCCCGGCCGGCCCCGTAGCCGGCCCCGTGGCCGGTCCTCTGTCCGGCTCCGTCACCGGCTCCCTGTCCGGCGTCCTGACCCGCTCCGTCACCGGCTGCTCCCTGGCCGGCATCCTCACCACCGACCTCACCGCCACCGGCGTCCTCACCACCGACCTCACCGCCACCGGCGTCCTCGCCGCCCGCCTGGGCGCCGACACCGGCGCCCGCGCCGCCCTCGCCGAGGGTCGCGCCGACCGCGGCCAGGGCAGTGGTGACCGGCTGGAAGAACGTCTCGCCGCCGACGGTGCAGTCGCCGCTGCCGCCCGAGGTCAGGCCGATCGCGAGGCCGTCCTGGGTGAACATCGAGCCGCCGCTGTCACCGGGCTCGGCGCAGACGTCGGTCTGGATGAGACCGGTGACCGTGCCCTCCGGGTAGTTCACCGTGGCGTTGAGACCGAGCACCTGGCCGTCGGCGAGCCCGGTGGTGCTGCCCATCCGGAACACCTCCTGGCCGACGGTGGCCTCGGCGGCCTCGGTGATCTGCACCGTCTGGCCGCCCACGTCGACGTCGCTCGGCGCCTGCGTGTTCGGGTCGTCGTACGTGGCGAGCGCGAAGTCGCCCTCGCCGGGGAAGACGGCCTGGTCGATGGTGGCGATCGGGGCGCCGCCCTGCTGGTCGGACCACTGCCGTCCGCCGAGCGCGCAGTGACCGGCCGTCAGGAAGGCGGGGGTGCCGTCGCCCGCGGTGACGTTGAAGCCGAGGGAGCAGCGGGAGTTGGCGGCGAAGATGGCGTCCCCGCCCGAGGCGAACGTCCTGAACGTGCCCGCGGACTTCTTGATGGTCGCCATGCCGGAGCCGAGGTCCCGCACGGTGGACTCCAGTCTGTCCCACTTCTTGCCGGTCACCGTGGAGTCGGCGGTGACCAGGATCTTGTTGGTGCGCGGGTCGACGGCCCACGAGGTGCCGGGGATGGTCGCCTCGCTCTTCAGCGTCTGCGCGCCGGCCTCCAGCTCGGTCATGCTGTTGTCGACCTCACGG contains these protein-coding regions:
- a CDS encoding glycosyltransferase family 2 protein: MPVKVSVIIPVYNPGIYIEDCVSSLQRQSLPPDSYEAIFVDDGSTDGTPARLDRLAAEDPRMRVIHQENSGWSGKPRNVGIDAARGEFVMFVDNDDYLGDEALERMYAYGVANGADVVVGKMAGKNRGVPVELFRRNHPRATVRNAPLIDSLTPHKMFRRAFLDDIGLRFPEGRRRLEDHVFVAEAYLRAANVSVLSDYVCYYHIRRDDASNAGFQRFDPAGYFKNLREALDVVERYTEPGPVRDRLFRRWLRVEMVERLRARRLLGLPDDYRRELFAEIHQVVVERFGPAVAAGLQPTQQVVASLTAADRYDDVVAFAEWEAGLAPVAAPTGVEWEGGSLCLGFTAEYVSAGVPMTFPADAAPAPLTDAPKNVEEAVAWVGAQTAARFDQATADLLLRERASSAQYFQPVEFTRETVPVDDGERVRLVLRATAGVDPGTLPGDGTWDAVVRVRLGGWTKECRLGPAPRADLPEPYAGVAAGRAFLPYWTEPHGNLSLDVAVRGGRLGLGRVRRSDVTVSGARLRVRVPLHAADGTGVRLRFSSGGRTLYAPGTLTDEPQRPGSRLEAALPPGLPRGMWRVALCLDPDAAEPRFEGLPFALRTGGGGVLVVPIPRPGAVRKLVRRARRMLGAARRRMTPLIAGRR
- a CDS encoding class I SAM-dependent methyltransferase, translated to MKRHEFLRELHKACANRNYLEIGVNDGRSLRLSRVPSIAVDPAFKVVSELKCDVHLVKATSDDFFARDNPLAHLKGGRHPLRNLRRGRSPLGHWRRTTLDLSFIDGMHLFEYALRDFMNVEKHSDWASVIVLDDMLPRSVDEAARDRHTTAWTGDVYKITEVLTRYRPDLVTVLVDTQPTGQLVIFGADPDNTVLHDKYDEIMAEYKVPDPQKVPETILERAGAVPPEALIEAGFWRPLVQARNRGLSRRLGWEPLRRALDQVGVSR
- a CDS encoding glucose-1-phosphate thymidylyltransferase; the protein is MKALVLSGGAGTRLRPITHTSAKQLVPVANKPVLFYGLESIADAGITEVGMIVGDTAAEIENAVGDGSKFGLQITYIPQEQPLGLAHAVLIARDWLGDDDFVMYLGDNFIVGGITGLVEEFRRHRPDAQILLTRVADPRSFGVAELDADGQVIGLEEKPERPKSDLALVGVYLFTPAVHDAVRAVQPSWRGELEITHAIQHLIDSRAEVRCTVIQGYWKDTGNVVDMLEVNRSVLEGIERRIDGDVDTASETIGRVVVEAGARISNSRVVGPAVIGAGTVVSDSYVGPFTSVAENCRITDSELEFSIVLRDSSIEGVRRIESSLIGRHVEVTPAPSVPSAHRLVLGDHSKVQIHS
- a CDS encoding SpoIIE family protein phosphatase, coding for MANVVGEGAAGRSTRALRAEAALTAITAEPETPDRLRRVLEQALVFAGAALVAVYTSSAESEQLLLVESAGIPQALCGVRDSYSVAGHSPAAEAVRGGRPVWLGPAELAAQAQARRVPARDFSLAALPVRHDPGGCLLAVSERPGGFAPEDRVCLGLVADAVAFPRPPAADDGGELSPGAFSLAMDTGRVRLADDVLDLFGLGPDDFDGRVETLMGLTVPEDLPSVMSVVEADHLTVGERELEFRVLQPAGPPKWLRLRGRLLQGKEGRPARLVGSVADASTLRSDVTDVARVQRLAAALDIAVTVRDVGRAVVAALRGPLRADRIAVAELESDRLVVTVLDPPEPDAWPDLWRAEWRAEWPEAPVRTMPTLAAVLREGRPRIWPAGSPLETSLAEVGPGGLAALPLPAGNRMAGACLIGWDTPHDFGADERALLTAAAGLAGQALMRARAFDAEHELVGMLQRQLLPRRLPRLPGAVAVARYLPSTVGLELGGDWYDVIPLPDHHVALVIGDVQGHSAGAAALMGQLRTALRAYAVEGHAPDVVVSRANRLLIDMESDLFATCCYVDVDLEQSSAWCVRAGHLPPVLRHPDGRTEIAEAEGGPPLGIMTQADFPMSPLRLQPGTTVALTTDGLVESHEADIDEGMDDFARRLAAADPAHLGLVADTLLGKAARSDDVALLLMRYDGMALRPLRESWTVWRVPQAVGHARRFTRRTLRSWGVAEDLDAALLIVSELVTNALVHTEGQVRLDLTLAGDRLRLAVADASPRSPVKPSSIGWEATGGRGILLVEAVSAAWGSLPVSGGKQVWAELVLRR
- a CDS encoding S1 family peptidase yields the protein MSHKRIPKRKAAIAVGGVVALGAAAILLPNANASQDGATDGAAAAAPPKTLQATDASDLSSQLAGLLGDAFAGSYYDGGKQQLVVNVVPGDDNNVIVQAKRAGATVREVDNSMTELEAGAQTLKSEATIPGTSWAVDPRTNKILVTADSTVTGKKWDRLESTVRDLGSGMATIKKSAGTFRTFASGGDAIFAANSRCSLGFNVTAGDGTPAFLTAGHCALGGRQWSDQQGGAPIATIDQAVFPGEGDFALATYDDPNTQAPSDVDVGGQTVQITEAAEATVGQEVFRMGSTTGLADGQVLGLNATVNYPEGTVTGLIQTDVCAEPGDSGGSMFTQDGLAIGLTSGGSGDCTVGGETFFQPVTTALAAVGATLGEGGAGAGVGAQAGGEDAGGGEVGGEDAGGGEVGGEDAGQGAAGDGAGQDAGQGAGDGAGQRTGHGAGYGAGRDAEDGAGQTGTH